From Microbacterium pseudoresistens, the proteins below share one genomic window:
- a CDS encoding vitamin K epoxide reductase family protein, with product MTATRSRPVGYAIWLIIASIAGWWAAFQLTIEKFALLENPDAQLSCNFSVVLQCGENLSSWQGSVFGFPNPIIGLTAWVAPIVVGVALLAGARFSTWFWSLFGLGITGAFVFVCWLISQSIYQLATLCPWCMVTWAVTIPTFFATVVHLLRSGALPVSSRVRTAAGRLMPWVPLASILAYAAIVVMAQLAGLDLLSEVARAIF from the coding sequence ATGACTGCGACGCGCTCACGCCCCGTCGGTTACGCGATCTGGCTCATCATCGCGAGCATCGCCGGCTGGTGGGCGGCCTTCCAGCTCACGATCGAGAAGTTCGCGCTCCTGGAGAATCCCGACGCGCAGCTCAGCTGCAACTTCAGCGTCGTGCTGCAGTGCGGCGAGAACCTCAGCTCCTGGCAGGGTTCCGTGTTCGGCTTCCCCAACCCGATCATCGGGCTCACCGCCTGGGTGGCCCCGATCGTCGTCGGCGTCGCGCTTCTCGCGGGCGCCCGCTTCTCCACCTGGTTCTGGTCGCTGTTCGGCCTCGGGATCACCGGCGCGTTCGTCTTCGTCTGCTGGCTGATCTCGCAGAGCATCTATCAGCTCGCCACGCTCTGCCCGTGGTGCATGGTCACCTGGGCGGTCACGATCCCGACGTTCTTCGCGACGGTCGTGCACCTCCTGCGTTCAGGCGCGCTTCCCGTGTCGTCGCGCGTGCGCACCGCCGCAGGACGCCTCATGCCCTGGGTGCCGCTGGCTTCGATCCTCGCCTACGCCGCGATCGTCGTCATGGCGCAGCTGGCGGGTCTCGACCTGCTCAGCGAGGTCGCCAGAGCGATCTTCTGA